A window of Corallococcus macrosporus DSM 14697 contains these coding sequences:
- a CDS encoding type II toxin-antitoxin system HipA family toxin, whose translation MRTSEDPTCFVYVQLPESMEVVTCGRFQQQGEVGRFVYGRSYLANPRAVELEKFELPLRPGTFETARLGGIFGSLRDASPDAWGRRVIERQLERVALSEVDFLLNSPEDRAGALSFGTSPTPPAPVHRFNKVLRLDLLLEEARRVEQELPLSGVQVSDLVNPGSSMGGARPKNVVEDEEGLWVAKFPARGDRWNNAAVEGGMLRLARECGLKAAVSKRTHVAGQDVLLVRRFDRQRVDGGYHRHRMVSALTVLRADEHPQDRSKWSYILLADELKRWVGDPDEDLRELFSRMVFNALISNVDDHPRNHALIAAGTAWNLSPAYDLTPSPQASLERHLAMEVGSAQHRRATRLNLLSECGRFRLSKEAANHLIDTMKATVTARWRGAIKDCGGTDADVTAVERAFDSEGFEYTHYSV comes from the coding sequence ATGCGGACTTCTGAAGACCCAACCTGTTTTGTGTACGTCCAACTGCCGGAATCCATGGAGGTCGTCACCTGCGGACGCTTCCAACAACAAGGCGAGGTCGGACGCTTCGTCTACGGCCGGAGCTATCTGGCCAACCCGCGCGCCGTCGAACTGGAGAAGTTCGAATTGCCGCTCCGCCCGGGCACCTTCGAGACAGCCCGACTCGGCGGCATCTTCGGCTCCCTGCGCGACGCCTCTCCGGATGCGTGGGGCCGCAGAGTCATTGAGCGGCAGTTGGAACGTGTGGCCCTGAGCGAGGTTGATTTCCTCCTCAACTCTCCCGAGGACCGCGCGGGGGCGCTGTCATTCGGCACCAGTCCCACGCCGCCCGCGCCCGTCCATCGGTTCAACAAGGTCCTGCGGCTGGACCTGTTGCTTGAAGAGGCAAGGCGCGTCGAACAAGAGCTGCCGCTCTCCGGCGTCCAGGTCAGTGACCTGGTGAACCCCGGCAGTTCCATGGGCGGCGCCCGGCCCAAGAACGTCGTCGAGGATGAAGAAGGCCTGTGGGTCGCCAAGTTCCCGGCCCGAGGCGACCGTTGGAACAACGCGGCGGTCGAAGGGGGCATGCTGAGGCTTGCCCGCGAATGCGGCTTGAAGGCCGCCGTGAGCAAGCGCACGCACGTCGCGGGACAGGACGTATTGCTGGTCCGGCGATTCGACAGGCAGCGGGTCGATGGCGGCTATCACCGGCACCGGATGGTCAGTGCCCTGACCGTCCTGCGTGCCGATGAGCATCCCCAGGACCGCTCGAAGTGGTCCTACATCCTGCTGGCGGATGAGCTGAAGCGGTGGGTCGGCGACCCGGACGAGGACCTGCGCGAGCTGTTCTCGCGGATGGTGTTCAACGCCCTCATCTCGAACGTCGACGACCATCCGAGGAACCACGCACTCATCGCGGCAGGGACGGCGTGGAACCTCTCTCCGGCCTATGACTTGACGCCCTCGCCGCAGGCCAGCCTGGAGCGTCACCTGGCCATGGAAGTCGGCAGCGCGCAGCACCGGCGTGCCACCCGGCTGAATCTCTTGAGTGAGTGCGGCCGCTTCCGGCTTTCGAAAGAGGCCGCCAATCACCTCATCGACACGATGAAGGCCACCGTGACAGCCCGCTGGCGTGGTGCCATCAAGGACTGCGGTGGCACCGACGCGGACGTGACGGCGGTCGAGCGGGCGTTCGACTCCGAGGGCTTCGAGTACACGCATTACAGCGTGTAG
- a CDS encoding tRNA1(Val) (adenine(37)-N6)-methyltransferase has translation MPEPTLPPGPGPDETLDSIGTAGVRVLQRRTGYRFTLDAVLLAHFAATEGAGTPGRMLELGAGSGVVSFLLVKQFGLGPVDALEFQPSVHARLTRAVALNACEAHVTPLLGDLRRIREHVPGGLYAHVVSNPPFRLADAGVRSPDDERAMSKSEVACDAQSVVAAARYALAPGGGVSLVYPAARVAEVLGLLAQAKLHPTALRFVHARVGAPATRFLVHALRDRDRGLAVRPPLIVHGEGPGGYTPEVAALMDPPLAERT, from the coding sequence ATGCCTGAACCCACCCTGCCGCCGGGGCCCGGCCCGGACGAAACGCTCGACTCCATTGGCACGGCGGGGGTGCGGGTGCTCCAGCGGCGGACGGGCTACCGCTTCACGCTGGACGCCGTGCTGCTGGCCCACTTCGCGGCCACCGAGGGCGCCGGCACACCCGGGCGGATGCTGGAGCTGGGCGCCGGCAGCGGCGTGGTGTCCTTCCTGCTCGTGAAGCAGTTCGGCCTGGGGCCCGTGGACGCCCTGGAGTTCCAACCCTCTGTGCACGCCCGGCTGACGCGCGCCGTGGCGCTCAACGCGTGCGAGGCCCACGTCACCCCGCTGCTCGGGGACCTGCGGCGGATCCGCGAACATGTCCCCGGAGGCCTGTACGCCCACGTCGTCTCCAACCCGCCCTTCCGCCTCGCCGACGCAGGCGTCCGCAGCCCCGATGACGAGCGCGCCATGTCCAAGTCAGAGGTGGCCTGTGACGCGCAATCCGTCGTCGCGGCGGCCCGGTACGCGTTGGCACCCGGCGGCGGCGTGAGCCTGGTGTACCCGGCCGCGCGCGTGGCTGAAGTCCTCGGCCTGCTGGCCCAGGCGAAGCTCCACCCCACCGCGCTGCGCTTCGTCCACGCGCGCGTAGGCGCCCCGGCCACGCGCTTCCTGGTGCATGCGCTGCGGGACAGGGACCGGGGCCTCGCCGTGCGCCCGCCCCTCATCGTCCATGGGGAAGGACCCGGGGGCTACACCCCGGAGGTGGCGGCGCTGATGGATCCGCCGCTCGCCGAGAGGACCTGA
- a CDS encoding MFS transporter has product MRALRLPRLSSLRAFEHPGYFAVWVGALVSTIGTWMETVAMGVYVTEATGRAEWTGGIVALTFLPAVVLSPVGGALADRFDRRAYVALGTVVQLVLAGVLTLLAFTHRLSVPVVGVISFVHGCASTLINPAFSAMLAELVPPRDLHSAMSLNSAQFNLGRIIGPALAALVLSVGGTSWALLVNTLSFVAVLVALSQVKTLTRTAARATQGLWKQIAHGFSVARGDSEISLMLWGTLLSAGLVAPFIGLVPVFAIRVFGQGAAATSLLVTCQGVGAVTAALLVGTLVDTLGQRRLLGLAATSIGGVATLYWLSPTLQVAAAVICVLGANYMMLMSGMHAYCQSRVPRELQARMSSLFSMVLGGAYAAGVWGLGALADRLGLRFVTVSASVLFLALVLTLRLLRPRRFDGASAEARVRG; this is encoded by the coding sequence GTGCGCGCCCTCCGACTGCCACGTCTCTCCTCGCTTCGCGCCTTCGAGCACCCCGGCTACTTCGCGGTCTGGGTGGGAGCCCTGGTCTCCACCATCGGCACCTGGATGGAGACGGTGGCCATGGGCGTCTACGTCACCGAGGCCACCGGCCGCGCCGAGTGGACCGGTGGCATCGTGGCCCTCACCTTCCTCCCCGCCGTGGTGCTGTCGCCCGTGGGCGGCGCGCTCGCGGACCGGTTCGACCGGCGGGCCTACGTCGCGCTGGGCACGGTGGTGCAGTTGGTGCTCGCGGGCGTGCTGACGCTGCTGGCCTTCACGCACCGGCTCAGCGTCCCCGTGGTGGGCGTCATCTCCTTCGTCCACGGCTGCGCCAGCACGCTCATCAACCCGGCCTTCTCCGCGATGCTCGCGGAGCTGGTGCCGCCGCGGGATTTGCACAGCGCCATGAGCCTCAACTCGGCGCAGTTCAACCTGGGGCGCATCATTGGCCCGGCGCTGGCCGCGCTGGTGCTGAGCGTGGGCGGGACGTCGTGGGCGCTGCTGGTCAACACGCTGTCCTTCGTCGCGGTGCTGGTGGCGCTGTCGCAGGTGAAGACGCTGACGCGGACGGCGGCGCGGGCCACGCAGGGCCTGTGGAAGCAGATTGCCCACGGCTTCTCCGTGGCGCGGGGCGATTCGGAAATCTCGCTGATGCTGTGGGGCACGCTGCTGTCCGCGGGCCTGGTGGCGCCCTTCATCGGCCTGGTGCCGGTGTTCGCCATCCGCGTGTTCGGCCAGGGCGCGGCGGCCACGTCGCTGCTCGTCACCTGCCAGGGCGTGGGCGCGGTGACGGCCGCGCTGCTGGTGGGCACGCTGGTGGACACGCTGGGCCAGCGCAGGCTGCTGGGGCTGGCGGCGACGTCCATTGGCGGCGTGGCCACGCTGTACTGGCTGTCACCCACGCTGCAGGTGGCCGCCGCCGTCATCTGCGTGCTGGGCGCCAACTACATGATGCTGATGAGCGGGATGCACGCGTACTGCCAGTCGCGCGTGCCCCGCGAGCTGCAGGCGCGGATGAGCAGCCTGTTCAGCATGGTGCTCGGCGGCGCGTACGCGGCGGGCGTGTGGGGCCTGGGCGCGCTGGCCGACCGGCTGGGCCTCCGCTTCGTCACCGTGAGCGCCAGCGTGCTGTTCCTCGCGTTGGTGCTGACGCTGCGGCTGCTGCGCCCGCGGCGCTTCGATGGGGCCAGCGCGGAGGCGCGCGTCAGGGGATGA
- a CDS encoding DUF4160 domain-containing protein: MLVDMAEQQRGLGGGLGVLVDRIGQLRIVSHPNEHGVPHFHVEMRSGQDAAVYRIDTLARLEGKLPPKFERVVQAWGRTNQQLLQRTWDRTRPTDASC; this comes from the coding sequence ATGCTGGTCGATATGGCCGAACAGCAGCGGGGCCTCGGAGGAGGACTTGGTGTCCTCGTAGACCGCATCGGCCAGCTCCGCATCGTCAGTCACCCCAACGAGCATGGAGTCCCGCACTTCCATGTCGAAATGCGAAGCGGGCAGGACGCCGCCGTCTACCGAATCGACACGCTGGCGCGCCTTGAGGGCAAACTTCCGCCGAAGTTCGAACGGGTGGTTCAGGCATGGGGGCGCACCAACCAGCAATTGCTCCAGAGAACCTGGGATCGCACGCGCCCGACGGATGCTTCATGCTGA
- a CDS encoding DoxX family protein, giving the protein MNVATLTEQPSILKAAALLPPRLSLGSTMLVHGVSKLRPEGTEQHAGFFEQLGFKPGKPWVVATGVAELLAGVSAILGIATRPAALAVLVTQAVAVAKVHGPKGFDNTKGGFEFNLALGAIALGLLLRGPGPLSVHSAIERRVKRKELRRFRLLPRQRRRSMLLDALG; this is encoded by the coding sequence ATGAACGTGGCGACCCTCACCGAGCAACCGAGCATCCTCAAGGCGGCGGCCCTGCTCCCGCCGCGCCTGTCGCTCGGGTCGACGATGCTGGTCCACGGCGTGTCCAAGCTCCGGCCCGAGGGCACCGAGCAACACGCGGGCTTCTTCGAGCAGCTCGGCTTCAAGCCGGGCAAGCCCTGGGTCGTCGCCACCGGCGTGGCGGAGCTGCTCGCGGGCGTGAGCGCCATCCTCGGCATCGCCACACGCCCGGCCGCGCTGGCCGTGCTCGTCACCCAGGCCGTCGCCGTGGCCAAGGTCCACGGCCCCAAGGGCTTCGACAACACGAAGGGCGGCTTCGAGTTCAACCTGGCCCTGGGCGCCATCGCGCTCGGCCTGCTGCTGCGCGGGCCGGGGCCGCTCTCCGTCCACAGCGCCATCGAGCGCCGCGTGAAGCGCAAGGAGCTGCGGCGCTTCAGGCTGCTGCCGCGTCAGCGCCGCCGCTCGATGCTGCTCGACGCGCTGGGGTGA
- a CDS encoding SMI1/KNR4 family protein — protein sequence MATSMSSLLEEVSREHFPYPPAALEEVDAFERRVGWKLDPDLRAFYLHCNGAELIARLPDTPYRILPLHKIVRARVAIYGEDDDKWGPPSVYALCDVQDGNYVLLSVARLENGRYPLFDGDHEAWPDPAYCKQIARSFSEFLEQALRTRRSLYWLGE from the coding sequence ATGGCCACGTCCATGAGCAGCCTGCTCGAAGAGGTCTCCCGCGAGCACTTCCCATACCCGCCCGCCGCACTCGAGGAGGTTGATGCGTTCGAGCGCCGGGTCGGCTGGAAGTTGGATCCGGACCTGCGCGCCTTCTACTTGCATTGCAATGGAGCGGAGCTGATTGCGCGGCTACCGGACACCCCTTACCGCATCCTCCCGCTGCACAAAATCGTCCGGGCGAGGGTGGCCATCTACGGCGAGGATGACGACAAGTGGGGCCCCCCCTCGGTGTACGCGCTCTGCGATGTGCAGGACGGCAACTACGTGCTGCTGAGCGTGGCCCGACTGGAAAATGGCCGCTACCCCCTCTTCGACGGCGACCACGAAGCGTGGCCGGACCCGGCGTACTGCAAGCAGATCGCCCGTTCCTTCTCGGAGTTCCTGGAGCAGGCGCTGCGAACGCGCCGCAGCCTCTACTGGCTGGGGGAGTAG
- a CDS encoding CapA family protein: MPSSVLLLMALASTPDAAPAREPAPAQHVAPSQAPDAGPSANPGPGTQRPAPAPETVITDLNAYPRAGEAGAVLDLGRAAAEAGAAALRAAALALHEAAAPRVPLPDPDVSYAQGMEALKAKDFPTAITQLSACVEAAPSRVDCRWELGWAHSLENQWVEAHAQWTEVQKLQPDHPDLEGALAQSRGQAMLQARLAEGPRIIDRPPPPADAKVRLRAVGDVMLGTTVPEGHLPPDGAGSVIAGVRPLLEDADLTFINLEGPLCDTGETKKCRSSKNCYAFRSPTEYGQYLKEAGVDLASTANNHSGDFGEACRRTTESTLDTLGIAWSGAPGTIATVERNGLRIGMVAFHTSPACNHLNNLTTATGLVRIAAAENDIVIVSFHGGAEGSKALHVPRGREKFYGEDRGDLRAFSRAVVDAGAHLVIGHGPHVVRGMEFYKGRLIAYSLGNFATYGRFNLRGPQGLGMVLEVELDRDGDFTAGRILPTKQVDRGIAVPDPKGAVLKLMRKLTQDDFPETGARISDDGTVKRRGKGPVSMLDGARR, from the coding sequence ATGCCCTCGTCCGTCCTTCTCCTGATGGCGCTCGCGTCCACGCCGGATGCCGCTCCGGCGCGTGAGCCCGCCCCCGCGCAGCACGTCGCTCCCTCGCAAGCGCCCGACGCGGGCCCGAGCGCCAACCCGGGCCCGGGGACGCAGCGCCCGGCGCCCGCGCCGGAGACCGTCATCACCGACCTGAACGCCTACCCCCGCGCGGGTGAGGCTGGCGCGGTGCTGGACCTGGGCCGCGCCGCCGCGGAGGCCGGCGCCGCCGCCCTGCGCGCCGCGGCCCTGGCCCTGCACGAGGCCGCCGCCCCCCGCGTCCCGCTGCCCGACCCGGACGTCAGCTACGCCCAGGGCATGGAGGCCCTCAAGGCGAAGGACTTCCCCACGGCCATCACCCAGCTCTCCGCCTGTGTGGAGGCCGCGCCCTCGCGCGTGGACTGCCGGTGGGAGCTGGGCTGGGCGCACTCCCTGGAGAACCAGTGGGTGGAGGCCCACGCGCAGTGGACCGAGGTGCAGAAGCTCCAGCCGGACCACCCGGACCTGGAGGGCGCGCTGGCCCAGTCCCGTGGGCAGGCCATGCTCCAGGCGAGGCTGGCCGAGGGGCCGCGGATCATCGACCGCCCTCCCCCGCCGGCCGACGCGAAGGTGCGCCTCCGCGCCGTGGGGGACGTCATGCTGGGCACCACCGTGCCCGAAGGCCACCTGCCTCCGGACGGCGCCGGCAGCGTGATTGCCGGCGTGCGCCCGCTGCTGGAGGACGCGGACCTCACCTTCATCAACCTGGAGGGGCCGCTGTGCGACACCGGCGAGACGAAGAAGTGCCGCTCGTCGAAGAACTGCTACGCGTTCCGCTCGCCCACCGAGTACGGCCAGTATTTGAAGGAGGCCGGGGTGGACCTGGCGTCCACGGCGAACAACCACTCGGGTGACTTCGGCGAGGCGTGCCGCCGCACCACGGAGTCCACGCTGGACACGCTGGGCATCGCGTGGAGCGGCGCGCCGGGCACCATCGCCACGGTGGAGCGCAACGGGCTGCGCATCGGCATGGTGGCGTTCCACACCTCGCCGGCCTGCAACCACCTCAACAACCTGACCACGGCGACGGGGCTGGTGCGCATCGCCGCGGCCGAGAACGACATCGTCATCGTGTCGTTCCACGGCGGCGCGGAGGGCAGCAAGGCGCTGCACGTGCCCAGGGGCCGGGAGAAGTTCTACGGCGAGGACCGGGGCGACTTGCGCGCCTTCTCGCGCGCGGTGGTGGACGCGGGCGCGCACCTGGTCATCGGCCACGGGCCGCACGTGGTGCGCGGCATGGAGTTCTACAAGGGCCGGCTCATCGCCTACTCGCTGGGGAACTTCGCCACCTACGGCCGCTTCAACCTGCGCGGTCCCCAGGGCCTGGGCATGGTGCTGGAGGTGGAACTGGACCGCGACGGCGACTTCACGGCCGGCCGCATCCTCCCCACGAAGCAGGTGGACCGGGGCATCGCCGTGCCGGACCCGAAGGGCGCCGTCCTCAAGCTGATGCGCAAGCTCACCCAGGACGACTTCCCGGAGACGGGCGCGCGCATCTCCGACGACGGCACCGTGAAGCGCCGTGGCAAGGGCCCCGTCTCCATGCTGGACGGGGCTCGGCGCTGA
- a CDS encoding helix-turn-helix domain-containing protein — MPRQNLTSDTAPLAVVRAVERLGQNIARARIRRGLRQVDLAKKTGLALGTLKRIEEGSPTTGLSAYFTVLWALGLEQEFDNLAAPERDEEGKTLELARQPQRVRLKKGLDADF; from the coding sequence ATGCCGCGACAGAACCTGACGAGCGACACGGCGCCTCTGGCGGTGGTCCGGGCGGTGGAGCGCCTGGGCCAGAACATCGCGCGGGCGCGGATCCGACGCGGGTTGCGGCAGGTGGATCTCGCGAAGAAGACGGGGCTGGCGCTTGGAACGCTCAAGCGAATCGAAGAGGGCAGTCCCACAACGGGACTCAGCGCCTACTTCACCGTCCTCTGGGCCCTGGGCCTGGAGCAGGAGTTTGACAACCTCGCCGCTCCGGAGCGAGACGAGGAGGGCAAGACGCTCGAGTTGGCACGACAGCCGCAGCGGGTGCGTCTGAAGAAAGGCCTGGATGCGGACTTCTGA